The following proteins are encoded in a genomic region of Streptococcus sp. 29892:
- a CDS encoding acyltransferase family protein yields the protein MQNKPKPLNTSLLSLFQFMGAVLVIALHCRRLFEADQLHFIQKSIFSRMVVPYFMVTASFFLRRNYPSLSKQYLIRYSKQYLTWSVLYLPFYLFYLTLQEIPLLHYPLALLVGLTYTGTSYQLWYMPAFLLGLVLVHYSLRKWGWRITACLACLLYLLGSVETYSSYLAESIFLTAFDSYKTFFFTSRNGLFYAPIFVLTGFYLADKLNQPIFQYRQKTKLLVCIALLTFEATIIYLNQGYDKNFLFSLIPFTAYLVAWTLTTDLFRQKKFQFLKEYASYYYFIHVIPVEASFFFLENHSLTIIQQGWLVFFITIITCQLLSWLIIKHKRTL from the coding sequence ATGCAAAACAAACCAAAACCACTCAACACCTCGCTCCTCTCCCTCTTTCAATTCATGGGAGCTGTTTTAGTCATCGCCCTCCATTGCCGCAGACTATTTGAAGCAGACCAGCTCCACTTCATCCAAAAATCCATCTTTAGTCGCATGGTCGTTCCCTACTTCATGGTCACCGCCAGCTTCTTCCTCCGACGCAACTACCCTAGCCTCTCCAAACAATACCTGATCCGCTACAGCAAGCAGTACCTGACCTGGTCCGTCCTCTACCTACCCTTCTACCTCTTCTACCTAACCCTCCAAGAAATCCCCCTACTCCACTACCCCCTCGCACTCCTAGTCGGACTGACCTACACAGGCACCAGCTACCAACTCTGGTACATGCCCGCCTTCCTGCTAGGTCTTGTCCTCGTCCACTATTCTTTAAGGAAATGGGGCTGGCGCATCACAGCTTGTCTAGCCTGCCTTCTCTATCTCCTAGGCTCAGTCGAAACCTACTCCTCCTACCTGGCAGAATCGATTTTCCTGACCGCATTTGACAGCTACAAAACCTTCTTTTTCACCAGCCGCAACGGCCTCTTCTACGCACCGATTTTTGTCCTGACAGGCTTTTATCTAGCCGACAAACTCAATCAACCCATTTTCCAATACCGACAAAAAACCAAACTACTTGTCTGCATAGCCCTTTTAACTTTTGAGGCTACAATCATCTATCTCAATCAGGGCTACGACAAGAACTTTCTATTTAGCCTGATTCCATTCACAGCCTATCTAGTCGCCTGGACCCTAACCACAGACCTCTTCCGCCAAAAGAAATTCCAATTTCTCAAAGAATACGCCAGCTATTATTATTTTATCCATGTTATCCCAGTCGAAGCCAGCTTTTTCTTCCTAGAAAATCATTCCCTGACTATAATACAGCAAGGTTGGCTAGTCTTCTTTATCACCATCATCACTTGCCAACTGCTCAGCTGGTTAATCATTAAACACAAAAGAACCTTGTAA
- a CDS encoding MFS transporter → MKKLVNNKLFLSSFVADLISNFGDTLYYLALMNYVLLLPDTKFALAMITVSETLPILAGLFIGIWADKTRNKLDTILATLLVRVVLYAFVGCLMGFAPALWVVAVVCVINFLSDLAGQYENGLYMPVSLRVVAAEDRETAMAFKMTVRSLLQIAFQASGAILIGFMSYQNLAFFNAGTFLVSLAIMATLRPALAKLLKENPIQQAEQVETEAGIVKGIGQSIKDSYQAVQNIPVLKASIITIASLNAIFTALSPLVILNMKEFSDFVIVNVGTTVALVSILFSVGSILGSSLGMAFFKNVSLINLLKFSTLMPVLLFSGFFLHNIYVVLAVIFVTAVTLGIFNPKMNALVVNELPEDKLATVGGGIDSFCQIGMVGGQALVALMVTVLSATSISLIFLLLSVGLVSYTILTGRKSNNQVVQA, encoded by the coding sequence ATGAAGAAACTAGTCAACAATAAATTATTTCTATCCAGCTTTGTAGCGGATTTGATTTCCAACTTTGGTGACACACTCTACTACCTAGCCCTGATGAACTATGTCTTGCTACTTCCAGATACCAAGTTTGCCCTGGCTATGATTACCGTATCTGAAACCTTGCCGATTTTGGCTGGCCTCTTTATCGGGATTTGGGCAGACAAGACCAGAAACAAATTGGATACCATTCTGGCAACCCTGCTGGTTCGTGTCGTTCTCTATGCCTTTGTTGGCTGCTTGATGGGATTTGCACCTGCCCTCTGGGTTGTAGCGGTGGTCTGCGTCATCAATTTCCTATCAGACTTGGCTGGTCAATACGAAAATGGGCTTTATATGCCAGTCAGCTTGCGGGTTGTGGCAGCGGAAGACCGCGAAACCGCAATGGCCTTCAAGATGACAGTGAGATCACTTCTGCAAATCGCCTTCCAAGCTAGCGGTGCCATTCTCATCGGCTTTATGTCTTACCAGAATCTCGCCTTCTTCAATGCAGGAACCTTCTTGGTCAGTCTTGCCATCATGGCAACCCTCCGTCCAGCTCTTGCCAAGCTACTGAAGGAAAATCCTATCCAGCAAGCTGAGCAAGTGGAAACTGAAGCTGGTATTGTCAAAGGAATTGGACAGAGTATCAAAGATTCCTACCAAGCCGTGCAGAATATTCCTGTTCTCAAAGCGTCAATTATTACTATTGCCAGCCTGAATGCCATTTTTACCGCACTTTCACCATTAGTTATTCTAAATATGAAGGAGTTCTCAGACTTTGTGATTGTCAATGTAGGAACAACCGTTGCTTTGGTTTCTATTCTCTTCTCAGTCGGTAGCATTTTGGGCTCTAGTCTGGGTATGGCATTCTTTAAAAATGTCAGTCTAATAAACCTCCTCAAGTTCTCTACATTGATGCCTGTTTTACTTTTCTCAGGTTTCTTTCTTCACAACATCTATGTGGTACTAGCAGTGATCTTTGTAACGGCAGTTACTTTGGGCATTTTCAATCCCAAAATGAATGCCTTGGTTGTCAATGAATTGCCAGAAGATAAATTGGCGACTGTCGGTGGTGGGATTGACAGTTTCTGCCAGATTGGTATGGTAGGTGGTCAAGCCTTGGTTGCCCTTATGGTGACGGTGCTTTCTGCGACAAGTATTTCCCTCATCTTCCTCTTGCTTTCTGTGGGACTAGTAAGCTATACTATTCTTACAGGTCGTAAATCAAATAACCAAGTAGTTCAAGCTTAG
- a CDS encoding phosphocarrier protein HPr, protein MASKDFHIVAETGIHARPATLLVQTASKFASDITLNYKEKSVNLKSIMGVMSLGVGQGADVTISAEGADADDAIAAITETMEKEGLA, encoded by the coding sequence ATGGCTTCAAAAGACTTCCACATCGTGGCAGAAACAGGTATCCACGCACGTCCAGCAACTTTGCTTGTTCAAACTGCTAGCAAATTCGCTTCAGACATCACGTTGAACTACAAAGAAAAATCAGTTAACCTTAAATCTATCATGGGTGTTATGAGTCTTGGTGTTGGTCAAGGCGCTGATGTAACAATCTCTGCTGAAGGTGCAGATGCTGACGATGCAATCGCAGCTATCACTGAAACAATGGAAAAAGAAGGATTGGCATAA
- the ptsP gene encoding phosphoenolpyruvate--protein phosphotransferase — MTEMLKGIAASDGVAVAKAYLLVQPDLSFETVTVEDTNAEEARLDAALAASQNELSVIRENAVASLGEEAAAVFDAHLMVLADPEMIGQIKETIRAKKTNAETGLKEVTDMFIAIFEGMEDNPYMQERAADIRDVAKRVLAHLLGVRLPNPATIDEESIVIAHDLTPSDTAQLNKQFVKAFVTNIGGRTSHSAIMARTLEIAAVLGTNNITEIVKDGDVLAVNGITGEVVINPSEEVIAEFKAAGEAYAKQKAEWALLKDAQTVTADGKHFELAANIGTPKDVEGVNDNGAEAVGLYRTEFLYMDSQDFPTEDEQYEAYKAVLEGMNGKPVVVRTMDIGGDKELPYFDLPHEMNPFLGFRALRISISETGNQMFRTQLRALLRSSVHGKLRIMFPMVALLTEFRAAKAILEEEKANLLAEGVAVADDIQVGIMIEIPAAAMIADQFAKEVDFFSIGTNDLIQYTMAADRMNEQVSYLYQPYNPSILRLINNVIKAAHAEGKWAGMCGEMAGDQQAVPLLVGMGLDEFSMSATSVLRTRSLMKTLDTAKMEEYAHRALTECATAEEVLELQKEYVDFN; from the coding sequence ATGACAGAAATGCTTAAAGGAATTGCAGCATCTGATGGTGTTGCCGTTGCTAAGGCATATCTACTCGTTCAGCCAGATTTGTCCTTCGAAACTGTTACAGTTGAAGATACAAATGCAGAAGAGGCTCGTTTGGATGCTGCTCTTGCAGCCTCTCAAAACGAGCTTTCTGTTATTCGTGAGAACGCAGTAGCTAGCCTTGGTGAAGAAGCCGCAGCCGTATTTGATGCACACTTGATGGTTCTTGCTGACCCAGAAATGATTGGTCAGATTAAGGAAACTATCCGTGCTAAGAAAACAAATGCTGAAACTGGTTTGAAAGAAGTAACGGATATGTTCATTGCTATCTTTGAAGGTATGGAAGATAACCCATACATGCAAGAGCGTGCAGCAGATATCCGCGACGTTGCTAAACGTGTCCTTGCTCACTTGCTTGGCGTTCGTTTGCCAAACCCAGCGACAATTGATGAAGAGTCTATCGTTATCGCACACGACTTGACACCATCTGATACAGCGCAATTGAACAAACAGTTTGTTAAAGCTTTTGTAACAAACATCGGTGGACGTACAAGCCACTCAGCTATCATGGCTCGTACACTTGAGATTGCAGCTGTATTGGGTACAAATAATATTACTGAAATCGTGAAAGATGGTGATGTCCTCGCTGTTAACGGTATCACAGGTGAAGTTGTTATCAACCCATCTGAAGAAGTGATTGCAGAATTTAAGGCAGCTGGCGAAGCCTATGCTAAACAAAAAGCTGAGTGGGCACTCTTGAAAGATGCTCAAACAGTGACAGCTGACGGCAAACACTTTGAATTGGCAGCTAACATCGGTACACCAAAAGACGTTGAAGGTGTAAACGATAATGGTGCTGAGGCAGTTGGTCTTTACCGTACAGAGTTCTTGTACATGGACTCACAAGACTTCCCAACTGAAGATGAGCAGTATGAAGCTTATAAAGCAGTATTGGAAGGTATGAATGGCAAGCCAGTTGTGGTTCGTACTATGGATATCGGTGGTGATAAGGAACTTCCTTACTTCGACCTTCCACACGAAATGAACCCATTCCTTGGATTCCGTGCACTTCGTATCTCAATCTCTGAAACTGGTAACCAAATGTTCCGTACGCAGTTGCGTGCCCTTCTTCGTTCATCAGTACATGGTAAACTTCGTATCATGTTCCCGATGGTTGCCTTGTTGACAGAATTCCGTGCAGCAAAAGCAATCCTTGAAGAAGAAAAAGCGAACTTGTTGGCTGAAGGTGTTGCAGTTGCAGATGATATCCAAGTGGGTATCATGATTGAAATCCCTGCAGCAGCAATGATTGCTGACCAATTTGCTAAAGAAGTTGACTTCTTCTCAATTGGTACAAACGACCTTATCCAGTACACAATGGCAGCAGACCGTATGAATGAACAAGTTTCATACCTCTACCAACCTTACAACCCATCTATTCTTCGCTTGATCAACAACGTTATCAAGGCTGCACACGCAGAAGGCAAATGGGCTGGTATGTGTGGTGAGATGGCTGGTGACCAACAAGCTGTTCCACTTCTTGTCGGAATGGGCTTGGATGAGTTCTCTATGAGTGCAACTTCTGTCCTTCGTACACGTAGCCTCATGAAGACACTTGACACAGCTAAGATGGAAGAGTATGCTCACCGTGCCTTGACAGAATGTGCAACGGCAGAAGAAGTTCTTGAACTTCAAAAAGAGTATGTTGATTTCAACTAA
- a CDS encoding DUF1846 domain-containing protein encodes MKKIAFDSTKYLNLQRDHILERIAQFEGKLYMEFGGKMLEDFHAARVLPGYEPDNKIKLLQELKDQVEIVIAINASNIEHSKARGDLGISYDQEVFRLIDTFNDIDIYVGSVVITQYRNQPAADAFRKQLEKHGIKSYLHYPIKGYPSDIDHIISPEGMGKNDYIETSRNLVVVTAPGPGSGKLATCISQLYHDQLNGVTSGYAKFETFPVWNLPLHHPVNLAYEAATADLDDLNMIDPFHLQTYGKTAVNYNRDIEVFPVLNRTFERILNKSPYASPTDMGVNMVGYSIVDEEAAIEASKQEIIRRYYQTLVDFKAERVSEQAVKKIELLMNEVGVTPADRKVVIAAREKAELTSSPALAIQLPNGEIVTGKTSDLLKPTATVLLNAIKQIAKIDDETLLIEPNYIRPIQELKSDYLDKTNTRLDASEILNALAITAQDSPLAARAMKELGQLNGSEAHSTVILSDEDKSVLRKLGINLTFDPIYQHNKFYQKN; translated from the coding sequence ATGAAAAAAATCGCATTTGATTCAACTAAATACTTGAATTTGCAACGTGATCACATTTTAGAGCGTATTGCCCAATTTGAAGGCAAGCTCTATATGGAATTTGGTGGAAAAATGTTGGAAGATTTCCACGCAGCCCGTGTTTTGCCAGGTTATGAACCAGATAACAAAATCAAACTCCTCCAAGAGTTAAAAGACCAAGTAGAGATTGTCATCGCCATCAATGCCAGCAATATCGAACATTCTAAGGCACGCGGTGACTTGGGTATTTCTTACGACCAAGAAGTCTTCCGCTTGATTGATACATTCAATGATATTGATATCTATGTTGGTTCTGTGGTCATTACCCAGTACCGCAACCAACCAGCAGCAGATGCCTTCCGCAAACAGTTGGAAAAACATGGCATCAAATCCTATCTCCACTATCCAATCAAGGGCTATCCTTCTGATATCGACCACATCATTTCACCAGAAGGCATGGGCAAAAATGACTACATTGAAACCAGTCGCAATCTCGTCGTTGTCACCGCACCTGGACCAGGTTCAGGAAAATTGGCGACCTGTATCTCCCAGCTCTACCATGACCAGTTAAATGGGGTAACTTCTGGCTATGCCAAGTTTGAAACCTTCCCCGTTTGGAACTTGCCACTCCACCACCCAGTAAACTTGGCTTATGAAGCAGCTACCGCAGACCTGGACGACCTCAACATGATCGACCCCTTCCACCTTCAAACTTATGGAAAAACTGCGGTCAACTACAACCGTGATATCGAGGTCTTCCCTGTCCTCAACCGAACATTTGAACGCATTTTGAACAAATCCCCTTATGCTTCACCAACTGACATGGGGGTCAACATGGTGGGCTACTCCATCGTAGACGAAGAGGCTGCAATCGAAGCATCTAAGCAAGAAATTATCCGCCGCTACTACCAAACCTTGGTTGATTTCAAAGCGGAGCGGGTGAGCGAGCAAGCAGTTAAAAAGATTGAACTCCTCATGAACGAAGTAGGCGTGACACCTGCTGACCGTAAGGTTGTTATCGCTGCGCGCGAAAAAGCAGAGCTGACTTCCAGCCCTGCCCTTGCTATTCAGTTGCCAAATGGTGAGATTGTCACAGGTAAGACCTCTGACCTCCTCAAACCAACTGCAACTGTCCTTCTCAATGCCATCAAGCAAATTGCTAAAATCGATGATGAAACACTTCTCATCGAACCAAACTACATCCGTCCAATTCAAGAATTGAAGTCAGATTATCTGGATAAGACAAATACACGACTCGATGCAAGTGAGATTCTTAACGCCCTTGCCATCACTGCTCAAGATAGCCCTCTTGCTGCACGTGCCATGAAAGAATTGGGCCAATTAAATGGTAGCGAAGCCCACTCAACCGTTATCCTATCCGATGAAGACAAGAGCGTTCTCCGCAAATTAGGCATCAATTTAACCTTTGATCCTATCTATCAGCACAATAAGTTTTATCAGAAGAACTAA
- a CDS encoding ArsR/SmtB family transcription factor — MKLDYRDYRSEIVEKFFIPLIVREREEPIEADFSQKEKDILKDALDIRDEIEEKLADFRQEVNQVFVWGHIFNILHSLYFYLLNDGQDPKTVEEACQLILKLSQAEVEDAMRTMLASENDGHREKTLSLMELLEKTDKKPADKWYWSLAIRNPLETVQLSVNLLNKLLPIYQPYFEGARAEREAFARDFDIEKLYRESKQLAMTSLDTLGVENAQFFVLSPWNYWFAYYGNEQFDYMKVALLASCRIDQMMLSNDELDLDDLITALKVISDSTRYQVLVELTKPHAKSKDIAERLAITGAAVSFHTQKLINGDLLLFNTKNSDVKYSVNRDLLQQVIDKLKEDFNL; from the coding sequence ATGAAATTAGATTACCGAGATTATAGAAGCGAAATTGTTGAAAAATTCTTTATTCCTTTAATTGTTAGAGAACGTGAGGAACCGATTGAGGCGGATTTTTCACAGAAAGAAAAAGACATTCTCAAAGATGCCTTAGACATTCGTGATGAGATTGAAGAAAAGTTGGCAGATTTTCGTCAGGAAGTCAATCAAGTCTTTGTTTGGGGACATATTTTTAACATTTTGCATAGTCTTTATTTCTATCTCTTGAATGATGGGCAGGATCCAAAGACAGTTGAGGAAGCTTGTCAATTGATTTTAAAGCTGTCTCAAGCAGAAGTAGAAGATGCCATGCGAACCATGTTGGCGTCTGAAAATGACGGTCACCGTGAGAAGACCCTCAGTCTCATGGAACTCTTGGAAAAGACAGATAAAAAACCAGCAGATAAGTGGTACTGGTCACTGGCTATTCGCAATCCTTTAGAAACAGTTCAGCTGTCTGTCAATCTCCTGAACAAGCTACTCCCAATCTATCAGCCATATTTTGAAGGGGCAAGAGCAGAGCGGGAAGCCTTTGCTAGGGATTTTGACATTGAAAAACTCTACAGAGAATCCAAGCAGTTAGCCATGACCAGCTTAGATACTCTGGGTGTTGAAAATGCTCAATTCTTCGTTCTCAGTCCGTGGAATTATTGGTTTGCTTATTATGGCAATGAACAATTTGACTATATGAAAGTCGCTCTTTTAGCATCCTGTCGAATTGATCAGATGATGCTGTCAAATGACGAGCTGGATCTGGATGATTTGATAACGGCTCTTAAAGTCATCAGCGATAGTACGCGTTATCAGGTCTTGGTGGAGCTGACCAAGCCCCATGCCAAGAGCAAGGACATTGCAGAACGTCTGGCTATTACAGGGGCGGCAGTGTCTTTCCACACCCAAAAGCTGATTAACGGTGACTTACTTCTCTTCAATACAAAAAATAGCGATGTCAAATACAGTGTCAATCGCGACCTGCTCCAACAGGTGATTGATAAGTTGAAAGAGGATTTTAATTTGTAA